A part of Acipenser ruthenus chromosome 12, fAciRut3.2 maternal haplotype, whole genome shotgun sequence genomic DNA contains:
- the LOC131740038 gene encoding UDP-GalNAc:beta-1,3-N-acetylgalactosaminyltransferase 1-like — protein sequence MNTYQFVLLSIFVFTLCFWCGYIVKQNEKGLIEQIRSTPNLTDTAVPTPGFNEDALQKISKDDPKWLQLYEREPKHRPNFTYLISEHSKCRDVMPFVVIFIASHPSEVQARLAIRASWASKKQWYGKSVLALFLIGNESREQTGKLYLEHEKYRDMIMQDFLDTHKNLTHKTRMAFQWLHDFCPKAQYIMKTDSDVFVNPGNLVNYLLNLKEESSQTLFTGYWLQGAPIRNKRLKYYVSSEEYPLDVFPPYCSGLGYVISGNLALRIYMMMCHVMPFTNEDAYVGVCLRLLGGQVHMPDDNLFFIQRIELEDKIQHLIAAHWVDPVAMKRHWETLQKT from the coding sequence ATGAATACTTACCAGTTTGTTTTACTTTCAATTTTCGTATTCACACTATGTTTCTGGTGTGGTTATATTGTGAAGCAAAACGAGAAGGGGTTGATAGAACAGATTCGGTCAACCCCAAACTTGACTGACACGGCTGTGCCTACTCCTGGTTTCAACGAGGATGCCCTGCAGAAGATTTCGAAGGACGACCCTAAATGGCTGCAGTTATATGAGCGTGAACCAAAGCACAGACCCAACTTCACCTACTTGATCTCGGAACATTCCAAATGCAGGGATGTTATGCCTTTTGTGGTCATTTTCATTGCATCTCATCCAAGTGAAGTCCAAGCGAGACTGGCAATTAGAGCTTCTTGGGCTAGTAAGAAGCAATGGTATGGAAAATCTGTTCTCGCCTTGTTTTTAATAGGCAACGAAAGCAGAGAGCAAACAGGAAAATTATATTTAGAACATGAAAAATACAGAGATATGATAATGCAAGACTTTCTAGATACCCATAAAAATCTAACACATAAAACGAGAATGGCTTTTCAGTGGCTGCATGATTTCTGCCCAAAGGCTCAGTACATTATGAAAACTGATTCGGATGTATTTGTTAATCCTGGCAATTTGGTCAATTATCTGCTCAACTTGAAGGAAGAATCTTCACAGACATTGTTCACAGGCTATTGGTTGCAAGGTGCTCCCATCAGAAACAAAAGACTTAAATACTATGTCTCCTCTGAAGAGTACCCTCTTGATGTATTTCCCCCCTATTGCAGTGGGCTGGGTTATGTTATTTCAGGGAATCTAGCCCTGCGGATTTACATGATGATGTGCCATGTCATGCCATTCACGAATGAAGATGCCTATGTAGGAGTTTGTTTAAGATTATTGGGAGGTCAGGTACATATGCCTGATGACAACCTCTTCTTCATCCAAAGAATTGAACTTGAAGATAAAATTCAACATTTGATTGCAGCCCATTGGGTGGATCCTGTAGCCATGAAACGTCATTGGGAGACACTCCAGAAGACATAG
- the LOC131740039 gene encoding uncharacterized protein LOC131740039 codes for MGKKSRQRQRQEMQQLKKCRLLQQQPPQLEDPASLFPWCSWCGKVDHRWRSCPDGPPADWCGCCEVDGHNWAGCPHNPDQEQLQTPSSAATPPLPTSPPSPPSQEIWDWLMHPEADLSHDLPIVVNTLWRRDGGRWEKWEEQHHPASFAELALMVINYLAVDMGDAPIIPIKKVELSSREPERGEPSSREPERGEPSSREPERDEPSSREPERGEPSSREPERGEPLSREPEGEEPLSREPEGEEPPSREPEGEEPPSREPEGEELPSREPEGEELPSREPEGEELPSREPEGEELPSREPEGEELPSREPEGEELPSPREGEPLPSPREGEPEREESVRPRPEREESVRPRPEREESVRPRPEREESVRPRPEKGKPTGLGLKGPVEGDELPFPPPPAEGDELPFPPPPAEGDELLFPPPPAEGDELPFPPPPAEGDELPFPPPPAEGDELPFPPPPAEGAGPPFPSPPAEGAGPPFPPPPAEGAGPPFPPPPAEGAGPPFPPPPPEGAGPPFPSPPPEGPLLLPSPPEGPLLLPSPPEGPLLLPSPPEGPLLLPSPPEGPLLLPSPPEGPLLLPSPPEGPLLLPSPPEGPLLLPSPGVARDPASHGVATLWPEPHGGELLAMKRGREVRRPAPPAALSQQDGVWPEPRKRELLAMKYWVVPDVPPWPPPWTLCFPLFRD; via the coding sequence atgggAAAGAAGAGCAggcagcggcaaaggcaggagatgcagcagctgaagaaatgtaggctgctgcaacaacagccaccccagctggaggacccagccagcctttttccctggtgctcctggtgcgggaaggtggatcatcggtggaggtcctgtccagatgggccaccagctgactggtgtgggtgctgtgaggtggatggccacaactgggcaggatgcccccacaacccggaccaggagcagctgcaaaccccgtcctcggcagccaccccaccacttcctacatcaccgccttcaccaccatcccaggaaatatgggactggttgatgcaccctgaggcagacctctcccacgacctccccatagttgtcaacacgctgtggcgtcgagatggggggaggtgggaaaagtgggaggaacagcatcacccggcgtccttcgcagagctggccctgatggtcattaattacctggcggtagatatgggagacgccccaatcattccaataaagaaggtggagctgtcatcccgagagccagagaggggtgagccatcgtcccgagagccagagaggggtgagccatcgtcccgagagccagagagggatgagccatcgtcccgagagccagagaggggtgagccatcgtcccgagagccagagaggggtgagccgctgtcccgagagccagaaggggaggagccgctgtcccgagagccagaaggggaggagccgccgtcccgagagccagaaggggaggagccgccgtcccgagagccagaaggggaggagctgccgtcccgagagccagaaggggaggagctgccgtcccgagagccagaaggggaggagctgccgtcccgagagccagaaggggaggagctgccgtcccgagagccagaaggggaggagctgccgtcccgagagccagaaggggaggagctgccgtcccccagagagggggagccgctgccttcgcccagagagggggagcccgagcgggaggagtcggtgcgtccacggcccgagagggaggagtcggtgcgtccacggcccgagagggaggagtcggtgcgtccacggcccgagcgggaggagtcggtgcgtccacggcccgagaaggggaagcccacaggcctagggctgaagggacctgtagagggagacgagttgccgttcccgcctccgccagcagagggagacgagctgccgttcccgcctccgccagcagagggagacgagctgctgttcccgcctccgccagcagagggagacgagttgccgttcccgcctccgccagcagagggagacgagctgccgttcccgcctccgccagcagagggagacgagctgccgttcccgcctccgccagcagagggagccgggccgccgttcccgtctccgccagcagagggagccgggccgccgttcccgcctccgccagcagagggagccgggccgccgttcccgcctccgccagcagagggagccgggccgccgttcccgcctccgccaccagagggagccgggccgccgttcccgtctccgcctcccgagggtccgctgctgctgccgtcgcctcccgagggtccgctgctgctgccgtcgcctcccgagggtccgctgctgctgccgtcgcctcccgagggtccgctgctgctgccgtcgcctcccgagggtccgctgctgctgccgtcgcctcccgagggtccgctgctgctgccgtcgcctcccgagggtccgctgctgctgccgtcgcctcccgagggtccgctgctgctgccgtcgcctggggttgccagggatcctgcttcgcatggggtcgctacactatggccggagccccacggaggggaattgctggccatgaagagggggagggaggtcaggagaccagctcccccagctgcactttcgcagcaagatggtgtgtggccggagccccggaagagggagctgctggccatgaagtattgggtggtgccggacgtcccaccatggccacccccatggacactgtgcttccccctcttccgggactga
- the LOC131740037 gene encoding UDP-GalNAc:beta-1,3-N-acetylgalactosaminyltransferase 1-like, translating into MNTYQFVLLSIFVFTLCFWCGYIVKQNEKGLIEQIRSTPNLTDTAVPTPGFNEDALQKISKDDPKWLQLYEREPKHRPNFTYLISEHSKCRDVMPFVVIFIASHPSEVQARLAIRASWASKKQWYGKSVLTLFLIGNESREQTGKLYLEHEKYRDMIMQDFLDTHKNLTHKTRMAFQWLHDFCPKAQYIMKTDSDVFVNPGNLVNYLLNLKEESSQTLFTGYWLQGAPIRNKRLKYYVSSEEYPLDVFPPYCSGLGYVISGNLALRIYMMMCHVMPFTNEDAYVGVCLRLLGGQVHMPDDNLFFIQRIELEDKIQHLIAAHWVDPVAMKRHWETLQKT; encoded by the coding sequence ATGAATACTTACCAGTTTGTTTTACTTTCAATTTTCGTATTCACACTATGTTTCTGGTGTGGTTATATTGTGAAGCAAAACGAGAAGGGGTTGATAGAACAGATTCGGTCAACCCCAAACTTGACTGACACGGCTGTGCCTACTCCTGGTTTCAACGAGGATGCCCTGCAGAAGATTTCGAAGGACGACCCTAAATGGCTGCAGTTATATGAGCGTGAACCAAAGCACAGACCCAACTTCACCTACTTGATCTCGGAACATTCCAAATGCAGGGATGTTATGCCTTTTGTGGTCATTTTCATTGCATCTCATCCAAGTGAAGTCCAAGCGAGACTGGCAATTAGAGCTTCTTGGGCTAGTAAGAAGCAATGGTATGGAAAATCTGTTCTCACCTTGTTTTTAATAGGCAACGAAAGCAGAGAGCAAACAGGAAAATTATATTTAGAACATGAAAAATACAGAGATATGATAATGCAAGACTTTCTAGATACCCATAAAAATCTAACACATAAAACGAGAATGGCTTTTCAGTGGCTGCATGATTTCTGCCCAAAGGCTCAGTACATTATGAAAACTGATTCGGATGTATTTGTTAATCCTGGCAATTTGGTCAATTATCTGCTCAACTTGAAGGAAGAATCTTCACAGACATTGTTCACAGGCTATTGGTTGCAAGGTGCTCCCATCAGAAACAAAAGACTTAAATACTATGTCTCCTCTGAAGAGTACCCTCTTGATGTATTTCCCCCCTATTGCAGTGGGCTGGGTTATGTTATTTCAGGGAATCTAGCCCTGCGGATTTACATGATGATGTGCCATGTCATGCCATTCACGAATGAAGATGCCTATGTAGGAGTTTGTTTAAGATTATTGGGAGGTCAGGTACATATGCCTGATGACAACCTCTTCTTCATCCAAAGAATTGAACTTGAAGATAAAATTCAACATTTGATTGCAGCCCATTGGGTGGATCCTGTAGCCATGAAACGTCATTGGGAGACACTCCAGAAGACATAG